A genomic region of Desulfosarcina ovata subsp. ovata contains the following coding sequences:
- a CDS encoding AAA family ATPase — protein MKAIHQMIEEHVRRWEISRKEEKETKPLPVITLSREPGSGGKLVARAVADRLGLDLFDQQVINAMADNADTTTRVIQTLDERGVSMIEDWVSAAISDRHLWPDEVSRVLMRVISAIGRHGRAIIVGRGANFILPPEARFRTRIIAPLENRVSRVAETHGVSKDDARRRVLRTESDRRAFVRKYFHSDISDPVNYDMILNTATLSVESAAAAICAALS, from the coding sequence ATGAAAGCCATTCATCAGATGATCGAAGAGCATGTCCGGCGCTGGGAAATTTCCAGGAAAGAAGAAAAAGAAACAAAGCCATTGCCCGTGATCACCCTCTCCAGGGAACCGGGAAGCGGTGGAAAACTGGTGGCCCGGGCGGTGGCCGACCGGCTTGGCCTGGATCTTTTTGATCAGCAGGTCATTAATGCCATGGCCGACAATGCCGACACCACGACCCGGGTGATTCAAACCCTGGACGAAAGGGGGGTCTCCATGATCGAAGACTGGGTCTCGGCAGCCATCAGTGACCGGCACCTCTGGCCGGACGAGGTTTCCCGCGTGCTGATGCGGGTAATCAGCGCCATCGGCCGGCACGGCAGGGCCATTATCGTGGGGCGCGGCGCCAACTTTATCCTGCCTCCGGAAGCCCGTTTCCGGACGCGCATCATCGCCCCCCTGGAAAACCGCGTCAGTCGGGTCGCCGAAACCCACGGGGTGTCAAAAGATGATGCCAGACGCCGGGTGCTGCGGACCGAATCCGATCGTCGGGCCTTTGTGCGCAAGTACTTCCACAGTGACATCAGTGATCCGGTCAATTACGACATGATTCTCAACACCGCGACGCTGTCTGTCGAATCAGCAGCAGCGGCAATCTGTGCAGCGCTGAGCTGA
- the polA gene encoding DNA polymerase I, with protein MSTPTHATSAGKMPTLYLIDGSAYIYRAYHAVRGLSNSNGLPTNATFGFTRMLIKLMADRNPSHVAMFFDAKGPTFRHERFADYKANRPPMPEDLVQQLPWIRKVTEAFNIPVFEMSGYEADDLIGTLARHGEANGFRVIIVTGDKDFMQLVTPHCTIWDPMKDKVIDTAAIDQAFELEPRQMIDVMGFSGDTADNIPGVPGIGQKTAVKLIHTFGSMEGVYDGIDTIRAKKQKQNLIQFKDQALLSRELVTIDQNAPIEFDPQRLKAQDADDDALTRLFAELEFRQLQQEYAHQDQSIQRHYAAIMDSTALDRLIQRLKTSGRFALDTETTALDPMRARLVGLSFAVKPGEAWYIPVGHNYLGAPEQLPLQTVLDRLQPVLADPAIEKIGQNIKYDWAVLRRHGVELAGVTFDTMVASYLIEPAKRAHGLDQIALDYLGHKNIRYEEVAGKGKNAVTFDQVTIDKAIPYACEDADITLSAHEIFLPRLEADGLSDLMKNVEMPLLPVLLEMEMTGICVDREKLHDLSKSFAGQLELLEREIYLQAGETFNINSSQQLGHILFEKLKLPVQKKTKKKTGYSTDVEVLTTLARSHELPALVLRHRSLAKLKSTYADALLDLIHPQTGRIHTSFNQTVAATGRLSSSDPNLQNIPIRTAEGREIRKAFVPREGWRLLSADYSQIELRILAHCSGDPILIQSFKEDEDIHTRTATEVFEIFPQMVTDELRRQAKAINFGIIYGMSAFGLARELEISNKMAQTYIDHYFSRYQGVKAFIDQTIQKAHETRRTSTLLGRIRQLPDIASSNRNVRQFAERTAINTPIQGTAADLIKLAMIRVDRALRKDRMQTAMLLSVHDEMIFEVPPGELEAAKALVREAMENVWELAVPLKVNIAEGRNWAEAH; from the coding sequence GTGTCAACGCCAACCCACGCGACTTCGGCAGGTAAAATGCCGACTCTCTACCTGATCGACGGCAGCGCCTATATTTACCGCGCTTACCATGCGGTTCGGGGGCTGTCCAACAGCAACGGGCTGCCCACCAACGCAACATTCGGCTTTACCCGTATGCTGATCAAGCTGATGGCCGATCGCAACCCCAGCCATGTGGCCATGTTTTTCGATGCCAAAGGTCCGACCTTCCGTCACGAACGTTTTGCCGATTACAAGGCCAACCGGCCGCCCATGCCCGAAGATCTGGTTCAGCAATTGCCCTGGATCCGCAAAGTGACCGAAGCGTTCAACATTCCGGTGTTTGAGATGAGCGGTTACGAAGCCGACGACCTCATCGGTACACTGGCCCGCCATGGGGAAGCCAACGGTTTCCGTGTGATCATAGTCACCGGAGACAAGGACTTCATGCAGCTGGTGACGCCCCACTGCACCATCTGGGACCCCATGAAAGACAAGGTCATCGATACCGCGGCCATCGACCAAGCCTTCGAACTGGAGCCCCGGCAGATGATCGATGTCATGGGATTTTCCGGTGATACGGCGGATAACATCCCGGGCGTCCCGGGAATCGGTCAGAAAACAGCGGTCAAATTGATCCATACCTTCGGCAGCATGGAGGGGGTCTATGACGGCATCGACACGATTCGTGCGAAAAAACAGAAGCAGAACCTGATTCAGTTCAAGGATCAGGCCCTGCTCAGCCGTGAACTGGTCACCATCGATCAGAATGCCCCCATTGAATTCGATCCGCAGCGATTGAAAGCCCAGGATGCCGATGACGATGCCCTGACCCGGCTGTTTGCCGAACTGGAGTTCCGGCAACTCCAACAGGAATATGCCCACCAGGACCAATCCATCCAGCGGCACTATGCGGCCATCATGGACAGCACTGCGCTGGACCGTCTGATCCAGCGTCTGAAAACCTCCGGGCGCTTTGCCCTGGATACCGAAACCACCGCCCTGGACCCCATGCGGGCCCGTCTCGTCGGCCTCTCCTTCGCCGTGAAGCCCGGTGAGGCGTGGTACATCCCTGTGGGGCACAACTACCTGGGAGCCCCCGAGCAGCTCCCCTTGCAAACGGTCCTGGACCGCCTGCAGCCGGTTCTTGCCGATCCCGCCATTGAAAAAATCGGCCAGAACATCAAGTATGACTGGGCGGTGCTGCGACGCCACGGCGTGGAACTCGCCGGCGTGACCTTCGACACCATGGTGGCCTCATACCTGATCGAGCCGGCCAAACGCGCCCACGGATTGGATCAGATCGCCTTGGACTATCTGGGCCACAAAAACATCCGCTACGAAGAGGTCGCCGGAAAAGGCAAAAACGCGGTCACGTTCGACCAGGTGACGATCGACAAAGCGATCCCCTACGCCTGCGAGGATGCCGACATCACTCTCTCGGCCCATGAGATATTCCTTCCGCGACTGGAAGCGGACGGATTGAGCGACCTGATGAAAAATGTGGAGATGCCCCTGCTGCCGGTTCTTCTGGAGATGGAAATGACCGGTATCTGCGTGGACCGGGAGAAGCTTCACGACCTTTCCAAATCCTTTGCCGGCCAGCTTGAATTGTTAGAACGCGAAATTTATCTGCAGGCCGGCGAGACATTCAATATCAACTCCTCCCAGCAACTGGGCCATATTCTCTTCGAAAAGCTCAAACTGCCGGTCCAGAAGAAAACCAAGAAAAAAACCGGCTACTCCACCGACGTGGAGGTCCTCACCACCCTGGCGCGCAGCCATGAACTGCCGGCCCTGGTGCTGCGCCACCGCAGCCTGGCCAAGCTGAAATCAACCTATGCCGACGCCCTTCTGGATCTAATTCATCCGCAGACCGGCCGGATCCACACCTCTTTCAACCAGACCGTGGCCGCCACCGGGCGGCTGAGCAGCAGCGATCCCAATCTGCAGAACATCCCCATCCGCACCGCAGAGGGCCGCGAAATTCGCAAGGCGTTCGTGCCCCGTGAAGGCTGGCGGCTGCTCTCGGCGGACTACTCCCAGATCGAACTGCGCATCCTGGCCCACTGTTCCGGCGATCCGATCCTGATTCAGTCCTTCAAGGAAGACGAGGACATCCATACGCGAACGGCCACCGAAGTGTTCGAGATCTTTCCTCAGATGGTCACCGACGAGCTGCGCCGCCAGGCCAAGGCGATCAACTTCGGGATCATTTACGGGATGAGCGCCTTCGGTCTGGCCCGGGAGCTGGAAATCAGCAACAAAATGGCCCAGACCTATATCGATCACTATTTTTCCCGCTACCAGGGCGTCAAGGCATTCATCGATCAGACCATTCAAAAGGCTCACGAAACCCGCCGGACCAGCACGCTTTTGGGCCGAATCCGGCAACTGCCCGACATCGCCAGCAGCAATCGCAATGTGCGCCAGTTTGCCGAACGCACTGCCATCAACACCCCCATCCAGGGAACGGCCGCCGATTTGATCAAACTGGCCATGATCCGTGTGGACCGGGCCCTGCGGAAAGACCGCATGCAAACCGCCATGCTGCTCTCCGTCCATGACGAAATGATCTTCGAGGTACCGCCCGGGGAACTCGAAGCGGCCAAAGCCCTGGTACGCGAAGCGATGGAAAACGTCTGGGAACTGGCCGTGCCCCTGAAGGTCAACATCGCCGAGGGACGGAACTGGGCCGAAGCCCACTGA
- a CDS encoding DMT family transporter, with amino-acid sequence MPRYLKSDLLCLLTATIWGFAFVAQRVGMDHVGPFTFNGIRFLLGALVLVPFIWRNRGQSARQPARHFPGSQPKLLFYGSLAGLALFGGASLQQVGLVYTTAGNAGFITGLYVVLVPIMGLLWGQQTNAGTWLGALMAAIGLYLLSIKSGFTISFGDFLELLGALLWAAHIHLIGWVSPKTDSLKLAFVQFMVCALASLATAVGIETASVARVAAASTAILYGGVLSVGVAYTLQVVAQRDAHPAHAAILLCLESVFAAVGGWLVLDEVMAGRAMIGCVLMLAGMLVSQLYGLVTHRSQSNT; translated from the coding sequence ATGCCCCGTTACTTGAAGTCGGACCTGCTTTGCCTGCTGACGGCCACCATCTGGGGCTTTGCCTTTGTGGCCCAGCGGGTGGGAATGGATCACGTGGGGCCGTTTACCTTCAACGGCATCCGTTTTCTTTTGGGTGCGTTGGTGTTGGTGCCCTTCATCTGGCGCAACCGCGGACAGTCTGCCCGTCAACCGGCACGCCACTTCCCCGGCAGCCAGCCCAAGCTGTTGTTCTATGGCAGTCTTGCCGGCCTGGCCCTATTTGGGGGCGCTTCGCTGCAGCAGGTGGGGCTCGTTTACACCACTGCTGGCAATGCCGGATTTATCACCGGTCTTTATGTGGTGCTCGTCCCCATCATGGGGCTGTTATGGGGGCAGCAGACCAACGCGGGCACTTGGCTGGGCGCCCTGATGGCCGCCATCGGATTGTATTTGCTCAGTATAAAAAGTGGGTTCACAATTTCTTTCGGTGATTTTCTTGAACTTCTGGGGGCCTTGCTGTGGGCTGCCCATATTCATCTGATTGGTTGGGTGTCGCCTAAAACCGACAGCCTGAAATTGGCATTTGTCCAGTTCATGGTGTGCGCCCTGGCCAGTCTGGCCACGGCCGTGGGGATCGAAACGGCCAGCGTGGCCAGGGTTGCCGCGGCCTCAACGGCGATCCTGTACGGTGGTGTGCTTTCCGTGGGCGTGGCCTACACCCTGCAAGTGGTTGCCCAGCGCGACGCCCACCCGGCCCACGCTGCCATTTTGCTTTGCCTGGAGTCGGTCTTTGCTGCGGTGGGAGGGTGGTTGGTTCTTGACGAAGTCATGGCCGGCCGGGCCATGATCGGCTGTGTGTTGATGTTGGCGGGGATGCTGGTCTCCCAGCTTTACGGGCTGGTGACCCACCGTTCTCAGTCCAACACCTAA
- a CDS encoding DUF1848 family protein → MANELKQVLSVSRRTDIPAFYMPWFMQGISRGHIDVENPFNRQVRQVAVSPQRVHTIVFWSKNFGPFLDGGYGERLQTMGYHLLFNFTVNSRDPLLEPSVPPLDRRIDQLDQLCRRFGATAVQWRFDPICHYSTPAGEARTNLADFAVIAGAAGRCGISTCTTSFMDHYAKIARRARNKVAFSLPSVAEKKTILLSMEKILAPLNVQLTLCCEKSILDGLPQTSTVRAGACISGRRIMALYGGRVSLRSDAGQRKVMGCGCTQSVDVGSYRLHPCYHNCLFCYANPACDRRGTR, encoded by the coding sequence ATGGCAAATGAACTGAAACAGGTTCTCTCCGTTTCCAGGCGAACGGACATCCCCGCTTTTTACATGCCCTGGTTCATGCAAGGGATCTCCCGTGGGCATATCGACGTAGAGAATCCCTTCAACCGGCAAGTCCGGCAGGTGGCCGTCTCACCGCAGCGCGTGCACACCATCGTGTTCTGGTCGAAAAATTTCGGCCCTTTTCTGGACGGCGGCTACGGCGAACGCCTCCAGACCATGGGGTATCACCTGCTTTTCAACTTTACGGTCAATTCCCGGGATCCGCTGCTGGAACCGTCGGTACCGCCCCTGGACCGGCGCATCGACCAGCTTGATCAGCTGTGCCGGCGATTCGGTGCAACGGCCGTTCAATGGCGTTTCGATCCCATCTGCCATTATTCCACGCCTGCGGGAGAGGCCCGAACCAACCTGGCCGATTTTGCGGTTATCGCCGGGGCCGCCGGGCGATGCGGCATTTCAACCTGTACGACCAGCTTCATGGACCACTATGCGAAGATTGCCCGACGGGCAAGGAATAAGGTGGCGTTTTCATTGCCATCTGTGGCCGAAAAAAAGACCATTTTGCTGTCAATGGAAAAGATTCTGGCGCCCCTGAACGTTCAACTGACCCTGTGTTGCGAAAAATCCATTCTGGATGGTCTTCCCCAGACGTCCACCGTCCGTGCCGGCGCCTGCATTTCCGGCCGGCGGATCATGGCCCTGTATGGCGGCCGGGTTTCCCTGCGGTCCGATGCCGGTCAGCGCAAGGTGATGGGCTGCGGGTGCACCCAGTCTGTGGATGTGGGTTCCTACCGCCTGCATCCCTGCTACCACAACTGCCTGTTCTGCTATGCCAATCCGGCGTGTGATCGGAGAGGGACGAGATGA
- a CDS encoding 3-hydroxyacyl-CoA dehydrogenase/enoyl-CoA hydratase family protein — MIRKIRKAAVIGSGVMGGGIAALLASAGIQTLLLDIVPFDLKEEEKSDPVARNRIAKAGLDTVIMTRPALLMQPKDVDRIRIGNLEDDFGKLAECDWIVEVVVENLKIKQDLFKRIEAIRKPGAIVSSNTSGIPLKRMSEGLGSDFKQHFLGTHFFNPVRYMKLLEIIPGEATLPDVLAFMADFGERILGKGIVRAKDTPNFVGNRIGVQGMVKAMQLMIDMGLTIPEVDALFGPAMGRPKTAMFKTADLVGLDTLAHVAKNTHDLIPDDEARADFIAPEFIAKMLAAKMLGKKTKVGFYKTDLTPEWKKIRKVIDPATLAHAEYAKPDFPCLAAAKQAKGLAEKMKAIVYGEDKGARFAWKALASNLIYAANRIPEIADTIVEIDNAMRWGFNFEMGPFETWDAIGVKASVAKMEADGFSVPEKIKAMLTAGNDRFYKRGNGTPTYYDFSTGDYQPVKVNANIISLPGLKADNRTTVKTCPSASLVDLGDNIFCLEFHTKMNAINGEIVDFMADAMEYVDANGSGLVIGNQAGGMPGAFCAGGDLAYMAGLAKTGKYAEIEAFLKKAQTGMQTVRYASFPVVAAPYGLTLGGGCEVCIGAADKIVAHSELYMGLVEIGVGLLPGGGGCLNLWKKMTADIPEAVTDVDLTKFFVPTFMNIAMAKVSMSAAEARANGFLGPCDRIVFNRDHLIGEAKKEVLRMVDEGYAPPVNRPLKVVGAAAQGMIDSELYNMQSAKFISEYDAFLARRIAWVISGGDVRANSLVDESVILTLEREAFVDFWKQEKTVARVEHMLTTGKPLRN; from the coding sequence ATGATCAGAAAAATCAGGAAAGCGGCGGTCATCGGCAGCGGCGTGATGGGCGGTGGTATTGCCGCGCTTCTGGCCAGTGCCGGCATCCAGACGTTGCTGCTGGACATTGTCCCCTTTGATCTCAAGGAGGAGGAGAAAAGCGACCCGGTGGCGAGAAACCGGATCGCCAAGGCCGGGCTGGACACGGTGATCATGACCCGACCTGCATTACTCATGCAACCCAAGGATGTCGACCGGATCCGCATCGGCAACCTCGAGGACGACTTCGGTAAGCTGGCCGAGTGCGACTGGATCGTCGAAGTGGTCGTCGAAAACCTGAAGATCAAACAGGACCTGTTCAAACGCATCGAAGCGATCCGCAAACCCGGTGCCATCGTCTCGTCCAACACCTCCGGCATTCCCCTGAAGCGCATGAGCGAGGGTCTGGGAAGCGACTTCAAACAGCATTTTCTGGGCACTCATTTCTTCAACCCGGTTCGTTACATGAAGTTGCTGGAAATCATTCCCGGTGAAGCGACCCTGCCCGACGTACTTGCCTTCATGGCCGATTTCGGCGAACGCATCCTCGGCAAGGGGATCGTCCGGGCCAAGGATACGCCCAACTTTGTCGGCAACCGCATCGGAGTCCAGGGCATGGTCAAAGCCATGCAACTGATGATCGACATGGGGCTCACCATCCCCGAAGTGGATGCCCTGTTCGGACCGGCCATGGGGCGCCCGAAAACCGCCATGTTCAAAACTGCCGATCTGGTCGGTCTGGACACCCTGGCCCATGTGGCCAAAAACACCCATGATCTGATTCCTGATGACGAAGCCCGCGCCGATTTCATCGCCCCTGAATTCATCGCCAAGATGCTCGCTGCCAAAATGCTCGGTAAAAAAACCAAGGTCGGCTTTTACAAAACCGACCTGACCCCCGAGTGGAAAAAAATCCGCAAAGTGATCGATCCGGCAACCCTGGCGCATGCCGAATACGCAAAACCGGATTTCCCCTGTCTGGCCGCGGCCAAACAGGCCAAGGGCCTGGCCGAAAAGATGAAGGCGATCGTTTACGGAGAAGACAAAGGCGCCCGGTTCGCCTGGAAGGCCCTGGCCAGCAACCTGATCTACGCGGCCAACCGCATTCCCGAAATTGCCGACACCATCGTTGAAATCGACAATGCCATGCGCTGGGGCTTCAACTTTGAAATGGGGCCCTTCGAAACCTGGGATGCCATTGGTGTAAAGGCGTCCGTGGCCAAAATGGAAGCCGACGGATTCAGCGTTCCCGAAAAAATCAAGGCCATGCTGACCGCCGGCAATGATCGTTTCTACAAACGGGGAAACGGCACCCCCACCTATTACGACTTTTCCACCGGCGATTACCAACCGGTCAAGGTCAACGCCAACATCATCTCCCTGCCCGGTCTCAAGGCGGACAACCGAACTACCGTCAAAACCTGCCCGTCGGCGTCGCTGGTGGACCTTGGCGACAACATTTTCTGCCTGGAATTCCACACCAAAATGAACGCCATCAATGGCGAGATCGTCGATTTCATGGCCGATGCCATGGAATATGTGGATGCCAATGGGTCGGGGCTGGTGATCGGCAACCAGGCCGGCGGCATGCCCGGCGCATTCTGTGCCGGTGGCGACCTGGCCTACATGGCCGGTCTGGCCAAGACGGGCAAATACGCCGAGATCGAGGCCTTCCTCAAAAAAGCGCAGACGGGCATGCAGACGGTGCGCTACGCCTCCTTTCCCGTGGTGGCGGCCCCCTATGGCCTGACCCTGGGTGGCGGCTGCGAAGTCTGCATCGGCGCGGCCGACAAAATTGTGGCCCACAGTGAACTGTACATGGGCCTGGTGGAAATCGGCGTCGGTCTATTGCCCGGCGGCGGCGGCTGCCTGAACCTGTGGAAAAAGATGACCGCCGACATCCCCGAGGCAGTCACCGACGTGGACCTGACCAAATTCTTCGTTCCCACCTTCATGAATATCGCCATGGCCAAAGTCTCCATGTCCGCTGCCGAGGCCCGGGCCAACGGCTTTCTCGGGCCGTGCGACCGCATTGTTTTCAATCGCGACCACCTGATCGGTGAGGCCAAGAAGGAGGTCCTCAGGATGGTTGACGAAGGCTATGCGCCGCCGGTCAACCGTCCTCTCAAGGTAGTCGGCGCAGCGGCCCAGGGAATGATCGATTCCGAACTGTATAACATGCAATCGGCCAAGTTTATCAGCGAATACGATGCATTCCTGGCCAGGCGGATCGCCTGGGTGATCAGCGGCGGCGACGTGCGCGCCAACAGCCTGGTGGATGAATCGGTCATCCTCACCCTGGAGAGAGAAGCGTTCGTTGATTTCTGGAAGCAGGAAAAGACCGTGGCTCGCGTCGAGCACATGCTGACCACCGGCAAGCCGCTGAGGAACTAA
- a CDS encoding N-acyl homoserine lactonase family protein, whose product MTRYRIHPIVMGTKQFDKGMMTYQHDYGKPYTIPIYCWYLEGGDRTIIVDTGEMHPVRSEDREQAIGGRIYTFEEGLDRHGLTPEGIDLVIHTHLHNDHCENDYKCTNAEFIVHAKELARIHDPHPLDFRYVEDYIEDVEENGQLRIVEQDTTIADGIRVMHTPAHTEGGLTVLVETDGGTAAITGFCVINENFFPPKSILAMEMDVIPPGTHVNAYAAYDIMIKVKQMADILLPLHEPAFADGKPIP is encoded by the coding sequence GTGACCCGATATCGCATCCACCCCATCGTCATGGGAACCAAACAGTTCGATAAAGGCATGATGACCTATCAGCACGATTACGGCAAACCCTACACCATTCCGATTTATTGCTGGTATCTGGAGGGCGGGGACCGGACCATCATTGTGGATACCGGCGAAATGCATCCGGTCCGGTCGGAGGATCGCGAGCAGGCCATCGGCGGACGGATCTATACCTTCGAGGAAGGGCTGGACCGGCACGGTCTGACACCCGAAGGCATCGACTTGGTAATTCATACCCATCTGCACAACGACCACTGCGAAAACGACTATAAGTGCACCAACGCCGAGTTCATTGTGCACGCCAAAGAGCTGGCGCGGATCCACGATCCCCATCCGCTGGACTTCAGGTATGTGGAAGATTATATCGAGGATGTGGAAGAAAACGGACAATTGCGAATCGTCGAGCAGGATACCACCATTGCCGACGGCATCCGCGTCATGCACACGCCGGCCCATACCGAGGGCGGCCTGACCGTCCTGGTGGAAACGGACGGCGGCACGGCGGCGATTACCGGATTTTGCGTCATCAACGAAAATTTCTTCCCGCCCAAATCGATTCTTGCCATGGAGATGGACGTGATTCCACCGGGAACCCATGTCAATGCCTACGCGGCCTATGACATCATGATCAAGGTCAAACAGATGGCCGACATTCTGCTGCCCTTGCACGAACCGGCCTTTGCCGACGGCAAACCGATTCCATGA
- the queF gene encoding preQ(1) synthase, giving the protein MKSYDHTLRYTVDKPEVVTTDMLDPIEYAYQSKRDIVITISQPEFTSVCPMTGLPDFGTINIRYTPDQFIVELKSLKYYLLQFRNVGMFYEHVSNRILDDLVTVLKPKFMEVTGDFTSRGGLTTNVCARYEATS; this is encoded by the coding sequence ATGAAATCCTATGACCATACCCTTCGTTACACCGTGGACAAGCCAGAGGTGGTGACCACCGATATGCTTGATCCCATCGAATATGCCTACCAGAGCAAACGCGATATTGTGATTACCATTTCACAGCCAGAATTCACCTCGGTCTGCCCGATGACCGGTCTGCCCGATTTCGGCACGATCAACATCCGCTACACACCGGACCAGTTCATCGTTGAACTCAAATCCCTGAAATACTACCTGCTGCAGTTCCGCAATGTGGGCATGTTTTACGAACATGTTTCCAACCGGATTCTCGACGATCTGGTGACGGTGCTGAAACCCAAATTCATGGAGGTCACCGGCGATTTCACCTCCCGCGGGGGCCTGACCACCAACGTCTGCGCCCGTTATGAGGCCACTTCATGA
- the dusB gene encoding tRNA dihydrouridine synthase DusB, which produces MRIANVEIPNFTVFAPLAGITNLPMRLLAKKAGCGLVCSEMISSNGLVYNSGKTMQMLDSTPDEKPLSVQIFGANPQMMADAAKIVEQSGAAIIDINFGCSVRKILKSNSGSALMKDPALACRIIHAVRQAVSIPLTIKIRSGWDASGMQALAIARLAEDAGIDAVAVHPRTATQGFAGKADWRIITAVKQALSIPVIGNGDVNTAADALRMRAETGCDGVMVGRAAIGHPVIFSQILAATEGRVPPVVTDGQRIEIMVTYLKDSVRYLGEALACRMMRSRLCWFVKGMRNAAQFRNSIRFVASEAEALERIRQYARSIDALPDP; this is translated from the coding sequence ATGAGGATCGCCAACGTCGAGATTCCCAATTTTACCGTTTTTGCGCCTTTGGCGGGCATCACCAACCTGCCCATGCGGCTGTTGGCCAAGAAGGCCGGATGCGGATTGGTCTGCTCGGAGATGATCAGTTCCAACGGGCTGGTGTACAACTCCGGAAAGACCATGCAAATGTTGGATAGTACCCCCGATGAAAAACCCCTCTCGGTGCAGATTTTCGGGGCCAACCCGCAAATGATGGCTGATGCGGCGAAAATTGTCGAGCAGTCCGGAGCGGCCATTATCGATATCAATTTTGGCTGTTCGGTCAGGAAAATCCTGAAAAGCAACTCGGGGTCGGCCCTGATGAAGGATCCCGCGCTGGCCTGCCGGATCATCCATGCCGTTCGCCAGGCGGTTTCCATTCCGCTGACGATTAAGATCCGCTCGGGCTGGGATGCTTCGGGCATGCAGGCCTTGGCGATCGCCCGGCTGGCCGAGGATGCCGGTATCGACGCGGTGGCGGTTCACCCGCGCACGGCCACCCAGGGGTTTGCCGGAAAGGCGGATTGGCGGATTATCACCGCGGTGAAACAGGCGTTGTCCATTCCGGTGATTGGCAACGGTGACGTGAACACGGCGGCGGATGCCCTGCGCATGCGCGCGGAGACCGGTTGCGACGGTGTGATGGTCGGCCGGGCCGCCATCGGCCATCCCGTGATTTTCAGTCAGATCCTGGCGGCTACCGAGGGGCGTGTGCCGCCGGTGGTGACGGATGGCCAGCGTATCGAAATCATGGTCACCTATCTGAAGGATTCGGTTCGTTATCTGGGGGAGGCGTTGGCCTGCCGCATGATGCGCAGCCGGTTGTGCTGGTTTGTCAAGGGGATGCGCAATGCTGCGCAGTTTCGCAACAGTATTCGTTTTGTTGCCTCTGAAGCCGAGGCCCTGGAGCGGATCCGGCAGTATGCACGATCCATCGATGCGCTGCCGGATCCTTAG
- a CDS encoding FlgT C-terminal domain-containing protein, whose translation MIGARVKIRLLALLAIAALISGCGIAASYRPAETKSIRDFSAHDRYHKKVGVMALTNNTFFTSGQATTPFMEAFLTSMSENAPDAQLTIPGKTDIPPFLLNPPRINKGEMDAFKLAALARQEGFNMVVSPVLMDIRVRKENTGFWFFRDVAYHLQIQTAAAVYDSITGARLTLNLLTDEVDIDDQQAEAIKNGQEMMVEDLVEVVGEMGEELGEQMGEAINATIWLSAIISTDDGTCLIPAGSQVGIQPGDRFSVLQGGEILTGLGDQRYIVPGLKIGEIRISQVAPRQSSATVDTDNLPPVGSIVVPGT comes from the coding sequence ATGATCGGCGCCAGAGTAAAAATCCGGCTATTGGCGCTGCTGGCCATTGCGGCCCTGATTTCCGGTTGCGGTATTGCGGCCTCATACCGTCCGGCGGAAACCAAAAGCATCCGCGATTTTTCGGCACATGACCGCTATCACAAAAAGGTCGGTGTCATGGCCCTGACCAACAATACCTTCTTTACCAGCGGCCAGGCAACAACCCCCTTCATGGAAGCGTTTTTGACAAGCATGTCGGAAAACGCGCCCGATGCGCAGCTGACCATTCCGGGAAAAACCGATATTCCCCCGTTTTTGTTGAACCCACCCCGGATCAACAAGGGTGAGATGGATGCGTTCAAGCTGGCTGCCCTGGCGCGGCAGGAGGGATTCAACATGGTGGTCAGCCCGGTACTCATGGATATCCGGGTGCGCAAAGAGAACACGGGCTTCTGGTTCTTCAGGGATGTCGCCTACCATCTGCAGATCCAGACCGCTGCAGCCGTTTATGACAGCATCACCGGCGCACGCCTGACCTTGAACCTCCTTACCGATGAAGTCGATATCGATGACCAACAGGCCGAAGCGATAAAAAACGGGCAGGAGATGATGGTGGAAGACCTGGTCGAGGTCGTCGGGGAGATGGGGGAAGAACTGGGTGAGCAGATGGGCGAGGCGATCAATGCAACCATCTGGCTATCCGCCATCATTTCAACGGATGATGGGACCTGCCTCATCCCAGCCGGCAGCCAGGTGGGTATCCAACCGGGAGACCGTTTCAGCGTGCTTCAAGGCGGCGAAATCCTGACCGGGCTGGGAGACCAGCGCTATATCGTTCCCGGGCTAAAAATCGGGGAGATCCGCATCAGCCAGGTCGCCCCGCGGCAATCCTCCGCCACGGTCGACACCGATAACCTTCCCCCGGTGGGCAGCATCGTGGTTCCCGGAACCTAA